The DNA window GCCCTCAGCCAGCCTGCCCACGCCGTTCCCGTTGTGTGGGTCGGCCGCCCTCCCGCGGCCGCGCGAGCCAACCTCCTCCGCCTCTTTCGAAGGACGCTCGCATGCACCCCCGTACCCTGTTCCGTTCTGCCGCGCTGGCACTGGCCATCTCGCTCACCGTGGGCGCACCGTCGGCCTTTGCCGCTGAAACCGCCGCTACTGCCGCCGCAAACGTGGTCCGCAAGCCGGTTGCCCAGGGCCTGTACGAGCTGGCCTTCAGCCCCACCCAGAACGCCGTGTTCGTCGCTTCCTCGGGCGGCTTCGGCGACAACGCCGGCCCTTCGCAGGTGCTGCGTCTGAACCCGGAAACGCTGGCCGTGGAAAAGGCAATCCCGCTGGAACGCAAGGCCTTCGGCGTGGTGCTGGATGACGCGCACAACCGCCTGTACGTGGGCAACACCGTGGACACCTCGGTCACCGTGGTGGACACCGCGAACAACAAGGCCATCGGCATCGTGCAGCTGATGGAAAAGAAGGTCGGCAAGGACGGCAAGGCCGCCTACACTCACGACCTGCGCGAGCTGGTGGTGGACCCGGCCAACAATCGCCTGTACGTCACCGGTCATTCCGGCGAAGGCAGCGTGCTGTTCGTGGTGGATACGCAGAGCCTGAAGCTGATCAACACCATCCCGGGCCTGGGCAACGCAAAGGCTCCGGGCCTGGTGTTCGACGCTGCCAACAAGCGCGTGCTGACCTCGAATCTGCTGGGCGAGGTGGTCACCGTGGGCACTGAATCCGCAAAGGTGGAGCAGCGCTTCAAGGTCACCGCCGAGCAGCCGATGAACCTGGCACTGGATCCGACCGGCAAGCGCCTGTTCGTCACCGACCAGGGCCTGGAGATGATCCGCAAGTACCAGGGCACCAGCATTCCGGGCTTCGTGTCCAAACACCCGGGCAAGCGCGTGCTGGTGCTGGACCCGAAGACCGGCAAGGAACTGGCCAGCATCCCCACCGACGCCGGTCCGCTGGGCCTGTTGCTGGACGCACCGCGCAAGCGCCTGTACGTGACGAACCGCGAAGCCGGCACGGTCACCGCGTATGACAGCGACAGCTACAAGCAGGTTGCGACGTACGCAGTGCCCACGCATCCGAACAGCCTGGCGCTGGATGCGAAGAACAACGTTCTGTACGTGACCGTCAAGAATGGCGAAAAGGACGAGAAGGGCAGCGAGGAATCAGTGGCCCGCATCGCGCTGTAACCGCGGCACGGGAACCTGGAAAGCGCGAAGAGGCACGCCCTGCGTGGCTGCTCTTCATTCGGCACCACGAAGCCACGCACGACGTGGCTCTACGCCGGGGTGGGATCTGGTAGGGACGGTCGAAAGACGTCCGCCGATGACATCCATCGGCGCATTAACGCATGGACCCCGGCCGGGCATGCGCTTCTGCCACGGTGTCTCCCCACGAGATAACGCCGTCGCCGGGACACAACTTTGGGAGTTTTCCTACACCCTTCGGCCACCGCCGAGGGCAGAATGCCCGTCATGACCCAGCCGGGGCGGCAACGGAAATGCAGTCATGAACGCCGAAGAATCGATTCGTCTTGCACTCGGCATCGGCCTCCCGGCTTTGATATCGGTGTGGCAAGCCGGCGCAGCGGAAGCAGCGAGGTTCCCAAAGGAGGTAATCGGTACATGGGACCTGGGTCCAGAAGCATGCAAGCTCCCGGTCAATCCCGATTCCGATACACCAATCGAGATCCAGCCCCAGCGCCTGCTCGGCTTCGAAAGCACGGACACGCTCAGGCGGATAGCCCAGATATCAAATGCCCCTGTCGCGTGGTCGGTATCCACCGAGTCCAACCTCGCGCTAGGCGTTGGCGTAGACGAGATCTATGTCCTGAAAGGTGATCATCTGACGATCACGGATGGTGAGGCGGTGCGCAGTTACCGCAGGTGTGGTGAGGTTCCTTCGGCTGGCCTGCAACAATGCCCTTCAGCCGAATTTGGCGAGTTCCTGAAAGGTTTCGCTTCCTCACAGGCGGCTGCGCTGCGAAGGCAGTACACCCGGGAGCCATTGGCGTATGAAACCCCCGCCGGCGTCGTTGAAGAGCAGGGTGCGGCGCGGCTCAATCGATTCAAATACAGATACCTTCCAGAGTTCGAACTGTATGTCTCAGAGGACGTGGCCACCAACCCGGTATCGTTGGACGGCATGAGGCGCGGGGTGTTCAACGCACCGGTATCCGTTGAGGCTCAAACTTCAGGCAGCTATAGGGTCACCTTTGGAATGGAGTACGAGAGTGACAGCTATGTGTTCGAACGCCACGCAGGCTGCTGGCAATTGATACGCGCGATCAATCTGCGTGATTGAGGGGGCAGCTGGCACTCACACGGATCCTGCTACGATTGAGGCGTCCCCCAACATGCCGCTCGCTCGAGGTTTCCCATGTCCCACGACCCCAACACCCAGCAGAACCCCCTCCTGGCCCAGTCGCGCGACGCCATGCAGCGGCTGGAAACCACCTTGGGCCGCCAGTTCGACCAGAACAGTGAACGCATGGCGGCCAGTGCAGCCTGCCTTGCACAGGACAGCGGATTGTCGCGGGTGGACCATGTGTTCCTGAGCAACGCCACCGAATCCAAGCGCCAGGGCGAAACGTTCTTCGTGGTGCAGGGTGACCCGGCCAACCCGGCGCACCGCCGCGCGCATATGCCGACCGAGCAGGCGTTGAATGCGCCGCTGGAGGCATCGTTGCAGCGGTTGCAGGGTGTGGATGCGCCGTCGCAAAGCCAGAGCCGGCAGCAGGAGCAGAATGAGCAGTTGGTGCAGCAGCAAGGCCCGCGCGTTGGGTAAGTAAGTCGCAATGATGCGCCATGCCTAAGACCACCACGCCCCCTTGGAAGAAGCCCAACCCTAAGAAGCGCAAGGGCCAGCCGCTCTCTGCCGCGCAGAAGGACGCAGCAAAACAGCGCGCCGAAGAAAACGGGCGCGCCTATCCGAATCTGGTCGACAACATGTGGGCGGCGAAGCTGCCGCGCGGGGACTAGCGGCGCGTCAGCGCGCCGCGTCCTTGGCCTCGCTTAGTGCGCGGTCGGCGCGCAGGAACAGCACGTTGTTGGATTCCCCGGTGCTGGTGGTGCCGGCACCGATCAACAAACGGGTGCCCAGCACGCTGGTGACGGACTCGGCCGCCCGCTGGAACCGCTCCAGCGTGTGTTCGGGCTTGTCGGTGCCCAGCACTGCAATGAACTCGCCACTGCCGGTGACCCGGTTGATGCTGTCGCCGCGCTCCAACTGCAGGCACTGCTCCAGCGCCTGGTCGAGCAGGGTGAGCTGGCGGTCCAGGGTGCGCTCGCCGACACGGCGGGCCACGTCATCCAGCTGCTGCAGCTCCAGAATCACCACGCTGTAATTGCCGCCCGTGGTGGGCGCGGTGGGGCCGTCCACCGCCACCGCCTGTTCGAGAATGGTGGACACCTGCTGCTCGCGCTCGCGACCGTGCCCTTCCATCAGATTCATGGTCAAGCGGGCTAGGGCCTGCAATGCGTCACGCTGGGTCGGATTGAGCTCGCGTGGGCTCAGGTCCACCACGCACACGCTGCCCACGGCTGCTCCGGTTTCGGTCACCAGCGGCATGCCGGCGTAGAAGCGTGCGCCGATCTCATTGAGCACCGGGTTGTCGGCGAAACGGCTGTCCTGCATCAGGTCGCCAATTTCCATCAGCTGATCGGGTTGGCGGATGGCGTGGTCGCACACCGCGACGTTGCGCTCGGTCTGGTGACCGTCCAGCCCGGTGCGGGCCTTGAACCACTGGGTGTCGCGGTCAATCAGGGTGACCAGCGCCATCGGCGTGCCGCAAACGGCGGCGGCCACCTTCACGATGTCATCGTAAGCCGGTTCGGGCAGGCTGCCGACGATGTGCAGGGCATCAAGCGCGCGCTGGCGCTCGGCTTCGTTGAGGGCGGGGGTGGGGCTCAAGGACATGCAGTTTCCTGACCTACGTATGGCTCAAGCCGTAGCGTAGGTCAGGAGTGGTGCGCACCGGGTTAAGCCCAGGTGGAGGGCGTGAACCGATGATTCAGCTGTGTTCACCATGCGCTGGCGAACGGTCGCGCCGCATCAGTCCGGAACGTTGATCACCTGCGGGTCGCAGACGATGAACTTCTTTTCTTTGAGGGTATCGTCGGTAACCACCACGGCCACGTCGATCAGCGCATTGGCCGTCATGTTGTCGAACATCCTGGCGGTCTTGCCGCTTCTTGCAACCTTCGCAGGCTCCAGCTGACCGCTGGTGCCGTTGTCGACCACGGCGAAGATGCGAATGCCCTTGGAGCAGTCTTTGGTCAGTCGGAAATGAAGGTAGCCCGGCTGGGTGGCCATGATGATGGCGGGCGAGAAACTGTAAAAGTACTTGCCCCCGCCCGTATTGCCACCCTCTTCAACGCGAACCACGGTGAGATC is part of the Stenotrophomonas oahuensis genome and encodes:
- a CDS encoding GAF domain-containing protein, which translates into the protein MSLSPTPALNEAERQRALDALHIVGSLPEPAYDDIVKVAAAVCGTPMALVTLIDRDTQWFKARTGLDGHQTERNVAVCDHAIRQPDQLMEIGDLMQDSRFADNPVLNEIGARFYAGMPLVTETGAAVGSVCVVDLSPRELNPTQRDALQALARLTMNLMEGHGREREQQVSTILEQAVAVDGPTAPTTGGNYSVVILELQQLDDVARRVGERTLDRQLTLLDQALEQCLQLERGDSINRVTGSGEFIAVLGTDKPEHTLERFQRAAESVTSVLGTRLLIGAGTTSTGESNNVLFLRADRALSEAKDAAR
- a CDS encoding XVIPCD domain-containing protein — its product is MSHDPNTQQNPLLAQSRDAMQRLETTLGRQFDQNSERMAASAACLAQDSGLSRVDHVFLSNATESKRQGETFFVVQGDPANPAHRRAHMPTEQALNAPLEASLQRLQGVDAPSQSQSRQQEQNEQLVQQQGPRVG
- a CDS encoding YncE family protein, with translation MHPRTLFRSAALALAISLTVGAPSAFAAETAATAAANVVRKPVAQGLYELAFSPTQNAVFVASSGGFGDNAGPSQVLRLNPETLAVEKAIPLERKAFGVVLDDAHNRLYVGNTVDTSVTVVDTANNKAIGIVQLMEKKVGKDGKAAYTHDLRELVVDPANNRLYVTGHSGEGSVLFVVDTQSLKLINTIPGLGNAKAPGLVFDAANKRVLTSNLLGEVVTVGTESAKVEQRFKVTAEQPMNLALDPTGKRLFVTDQGLEMIRKYQGTSIPGFVSKHPGKRVLVLDPKTGKELASIPTDAGPLGLLLDAPRKRLYVTNREAGTVTAYDSDSYKQVATYAVPTHPNSLALDAKNNVLYVTVKNGEKDEKGSEESVARIAL